TGGGGTTGAGGCCATGGCTCTCGGCAGCGGCGGTGGGCGTGATGTCGCGGATGGTCGAAATCAGGTTGGCCAGCCGGTGTGCCGCAAGGACGAAGTATCGTCGGTCCGGCGCGTCGCCCGGATAGGTGTAGTTACCGGCCCACGCATGCTCAGCTATCACGCGGGCGTCAGGGCCCGCATGGAAGCCTGCGCCGTACATGTCGGGGATGTTGTTGGTCGCGTTCGCAAAGAACCCGCCGGCCTTCGCAAAGTGCGCATCCAGCCGGTTGCCTTTCTTGTCCTGGTACTGACCGCGCGTCATCAGGTTGCCGTTCGCGTCGGCCACGGTGCTCTTGACGATGCCGGCATCGTTGACCTTCGCAATTTCGTCGCTGGCCGCGCGATAGCCCCAATAGAACGGGATGAAGCCGCTGCGGGTGACGCCAGCCACTTCACCGCGCCGATACAGATGCATGTCGGGGTCGTACAGAATCTTGGCGTCCTGCAGCGATTGTCGCCCCCTGGGCATTTTCTTCACGGCCTTGTAGCGGGCGCCATACTCCCCTTTGTTCAGGTCGGTACGAGACAACCGCTCATTGAGCCCTTGGTTCAACCCCGTCTCGACGGTCTCGTACACCGCGCCCGGATCGTTCACGCCGTGGATGAAGATGACGATGCCGGGCAGGTCGCGCGGAATCTCGACAAGGCGGTCCCCTGCGCGGTTGGAGTGCAGGATGCCCGATGCGCTGGCGATGACGTGGTAATCCTCGTTGTCGTTCGGCATGGCTCCGTCCTTCAAAGTTTCAGTTTGAACATGTTGATGTTGGCAATGCGCATGGCGTTGTCCTTGAGGATGTCCGTCAGGCCACCGCCGTCGCTCTTGCCTTTGATCCGGCTGCCGTCGGGTAGCCGGATGTCATGCGGTTGGTTGGCGGCATAGGTGATCGGTGCTTCCGTATCCCCCGTGTAATGCGCGCGGAAGCGCTGGTCTGTCGGCGTCTTCGCAAAATTGGCGCGTGCCGCGCTGTCTGCGGCAGGCCCGCCCCAATCGTGCGCCCCGGCCAGCGCCTTGAACGCCCCGTTGGTGTGAAGCGTGATGCCGCCGTCGCCGATCGTGATGCTGCTGCCGTCTTCGGCGACGAAGCGCAGCGTCTTGCCGGTGATGACGACCTGCTCATTGGCGGCAAACTTGATGCCCTTCTGCGCAGTCGCCATCAGCGCATCGGCCTGCGCCTGCAACACCAGCGGCCCCTCGTTGGCAATGGCCTGAATGCCTTGCCCGCGCGCGAACAGATGCATGCCTTGCCCGGCGAACGCATTGAAGCGCTGACCGCTGGTGAGCTGCAGGTGTTGTTGCGCGACCTGGTCGATGTTCTGGCCCGCGTAGGTGACGTGGGTCTTGGGCGTGAGGTTGACCGAGCCTGCCGCCGCGCCAAACGCGAGAATCGCCTGCGCATCGTTCGCCGCGCCGCCGTTGGCGCCGGACGGGTCCCAGTTCTTGAGGATCGACGCGAGCTGGTCCTGCGCCGCGGTGTCGGCGGCGGCGCCGCCATGCTGGCCGGCGTAGTCGCCCAGGGCCTTGAACAGCTCCAGGCCTTCGGCGAGCAGTGTGTTCAGGTGGTCGCGGTCGAGCTGGTGGCCGGCGCTGAAGGCAAAGGTCGTCAGCATCAGGCCCCGGAGCGCCCGCACCACGGCAGCCGCGCGGGTGGCGAGTTCGGCCCCCTCGCCGCGGTCCTTGGCGTGTCCGTCCGTGCGAGGGTGGGTCAGGTAGCCGAGATTCAGTTCGGTGGCCGCGTGCGTGCTGGCAAGCTGGCTGCTGACCTTGCCGGACGTGTCGTCAAAGCGCAGTTGGCCGAAGCCGGTGCCGTCGATCTCCTGGGTCTTGATCCCCGTGATGTGCTTGTTGCCGGGCAGCGAACCCACGCCGCTGAAGGTGGCCGGCCTGTTGGGGCCACCGTGGACGGTTCCGAGAACGATCATCTTGTCCGGGTCGCCGCCGAGATGGCCGATCAGCACTTCCATGCCTGCGCGCGGCAGCATGTCCACGCCGTAGTTCGGTCCGGCCCATGGGGTAACCCACCGCACCCAGGCGCTGTCGCGCTCGGTCCCGCTGGTGCCGGTGCCCTGTGCGTGCGCGTGGTCGTCGGGGTGCAGGCCGGGGATCCGGACCTTGATGCGGCCGTATTCGTCGCAGTGGACCGACTCGCCTTGCCCGGCGACGACCCAGGCGGAAAACGGCTCGACCGGTGGGAAGTCGATGCGCGGATCGAAAGCGGGCGTGAGCGGCACGCCCCGGCGTACGCAGACAAACGTGTTTTCGTAGCGCGACTGCCCATCCTCGCCGAGCGGCAGCGGGTCGAATTGCCAGCGACTGGCCGCGAACAGGGCCTGCGCCTGCTCGCCGAGCGCCTTGGGGAAGTTGTTGATGGCGCGGTGGCGCAGGTTGACGACGATGTGCTGGCGCTCTTCCGGCTTGCGGTTGTCTATCTCCCTGTGGCCGGACGGGGTGAACCACGTGCCGGGCGGCAGGTTGCGCACGTCGCTGGCGCCGTGCACGCATTCGGCCCGGTGCTCATGGGCCAGGATGCGGGCCTTGGCCAGCCGCGTGTGGTCGTCGCGCGAATCGCCCGCGTGCGGCGGGTCGATGACCCAATCCGTGAGCAGTGTCGCCAGGCCGTTGCCGGCCTCGCCCTGGTCGATGATCGTGTCGAACTCAGCCACGTCCATCTTGCCGGTCTTGTAGTCGCCGCTGGCGCGCCGCACGCCGCCGGGCACCAGCGAGCGCGCCGCCGCCAGCAGCGTGATCGAATCGCTGTCCTTGACGGCGGCGCCGTGGTGATAGGGCACCGTGCCGGTTAGCGATTGTGTGCCGGCGGGTGATTGCGGCAGGAGCATCGGGTTATCGCAGAACACCAGCGTATGCACGGGCGTGTCGCTATCGGTGCCGTCCCGCTTGCCGGCCCGGATGAACCAGAAGAGGCCGGCGAAGCGGCACAGGCGCCGGATGAATGCCGCGTCCGACTCGCCGGCCTGGCGGATCTGCTGGCGCGCCGGGTATCGGGCGTGGTCGATCAGCAGTTCGAAATCGAAAGCCCGCGCCAGGGTGGGGCTGCGCCCGCGCCATTCGCGGATCAGCGTTTCCAGGATGTCCGGCAGGCTCATGCGCCGAAATATCCGGTTGTTGGTGCGCTGCTCAAGGATGGTCAGCGCATCGCGCACCGTCAGTTGCAAGCACGTCAGGGCGCCGTCCGAGTGGCCCATGCGGGCGTGGGTCACGATGCCATTGATCGGGTGCAGCTTGCCCCGATCGGTGACCAGTTGGAGCGACACGGGCCGGCCCAGGAAGGTCTCCGGGGGCAGGTCAGGGCGCGTCGACAAGCACGTTACGGTGCCTTCGATGCCCGTACACAACCCTTCGGTGATGTCGATGTACTGCGGTACCAGCACATTCGCCAGTGTGCTCTGGCGGCGTCCCCAATCCAGGCGGACCGGGCGTTTGCTCTGGTCGAGTGCGTGGATAGCGGCGCGGCGGATTTCGGTCGGATTCACGTCAGCATTCATCGATGGAAAAGAATGCGGTTTTGCAGGCAAACCGCAATCAGGCCACTCAATAGGCGAAACAGGATCGAATCAGAAAATCGAGGGATGACCGCTCGGAAACCGTCAACAAACCGGATCGCGAAGATTCGAGCGATGGAATGGATGCGCCGCTGCCATGCCGTTCCGGATGGGCGCGTGCATGGATCATCGGGGCGGTCTCGTTTTCGGCTGTCGAGTATAGTCAGCGATTCAACCGGGAACAAGGGCACTTTCGTGCCGATTTCAGAGGTGGATGCTCTGATCGGAAGGGGCTCGCGCTTTTTGTTTTGATATTTCCAATTCATAACAAAAGCGCGGCGCATGCGCGCACAGATCACGGGGAATCCATGACCCATTTGCCGTCTGTATCGGAAATTCGGAAATCAGAACAGATGTCGGACTGGCAGCCCGCCCCCGGCGTGCCGGCAGTGCCGCAGTGGTCAACCGACAGAAGCGAATGCTCCCACCACGCCACGACCGTCGTTCACGCTGCCCGACGATACACAGACGCGATTGCGCCCCCGCCGCTTGGCTTCGATCAATGCCAGGTCGGCATCGGCCAACAGGTGCGCGAGCTCCTGCTTCGGGCGCAACGGTGCGGCGCCCACGCTGACGGTCAGCCGGCCCATGGGGTGCCGGTGCGCGGCCACCGCGGTCTTGAGCCGCTCGACCACGGCCAGGGCCGCCGCCAGATTGCAGCCCGGCAGCAGCACGGCGAATTCGTCGCCGCCCAGTCGCCCGAACAAGTCGTGCGGACGCAGCACGCCGGCCAGCTCGTCGGACAGTGCTACCAGCGCCTCGTCGCCGGCCGCATGGCCCCAGGCGTCGTTGATGGACTTGAAGTGGTCGACATCGAGATACAGCGCGCACAGCGGCTCGCCGTGATGCCGGGCGCGTTCCACTGCAAAGGCGCCGAGCTCGAAGAAGCGCTGGCGTGCCAGGCGCCCGGTCAGGTGGTCGGTGTTGGCGCGGTCGGCCAGTTGGGCTTCGGCGGCAAAGTGGCGCGCCATCGCGCGCAGCAGATAACGGTGGATGACCGCGGCGGTGGCAATGCAGATCGGCAGATACAGCGCGAGCCCCAGCCACGCATGCCGGACCACGGACGCTTGTTCGTTGGATATGAGCAGCGCCGCCATCGGCCCGGCTGCGCACAGCGACATGGCGATCACGAAATCGCGGCGCGTCAGCCACGCCGGGCTGGTCGCCAGCGGCATCAGATAGAAGGCCGGCAACACCCAATGCAGCCCGGCCTGGTGACCGAACACGAGCACGGCGGCTTCCTGCACCAGCAGATGCGCCAGTGCGAGCCGCTCCCACGCGCCGGTACGCCGGCGGTGGTGCGCCATGGCGGCAATCGTCGCCAGCAGCGCAAGCGATGCCACCGGCAGCACGAGCGTATGCAACAGGCCGGTGGCCCAGCCCAGCACCACGGCAAACCCGTACGCCAGCACGCCGCATTTGCTCAGCGCGAGGATCAGCGGCACGAAGTGGCGCGCCTGGTGGTCGCGCGTGGGCGTGCGCGCATCAGGCAGGACGGGCGGGGGGGAGGATTCGCGCTCAAGACAGTGGTCAGTGATCAACCAGCATCCTGGCGCGGACAGATGATTCGGGCGCCGGGGCGTTGGCCGGGTTAGTGCGCTAACGAAGGGCGCATTCTAACGGCGGTGTGCTGCGGCGTGAGTGCTTTTTTGAGCTTTCCCCCCCACTGAGGGAGCCTCGGCGATGTGCGTGGCGCGGGCGTCCGGAAGCGCGTCAGCCCGCCAGCACCTGCCACACCAGCCACAGGTTCGCCACGCTGATGATCGCAAACAGGCACCACGCCAGCACCGATGTCAGCCGACCGTTGGCGAACGTGCCCATCAGCGTGCGGTCGTCCGTCATGCGGATCAGCGGAAACATCGCGAACGGCAACTGGAAGCCCAGCACCACCTGGCTGATCACCAGCAGCTTGCCGATGGCATGGTCGCCCAGCATCGCCACGCCGATGAACGCAGGGATCAGCGCCAGCGCTCGCGTGACGAGCCGCCGCTGCCAGCAGGGGATGCGCAGATCGAGGAAGCCCTCCATCAGGATCTGGCCCGCGATGGTGCCGGTGAAGGTGGAACTCTGCCCGGCCGCCAGCAGCGCGATGCCGAACAGCGCGCCCGCCACCGCCGTGCCGACGATGGGTTCGAGCAGGCGATGCGCGTCCTGGATGTCGGCCACGTCCTGGTGACCGTTGGCATGGAAGGCCGCCGCCGCCAGGACCAGGATGGCCCCGTTGACCAGCAGTGCCAGCGACAGCGACGCGATGGTGTCGAGCCGTGACAGGCCGACCGCCTCGCGCCGCGCGGCCTCCGTCTCCGAGACCACGCGCGTCTGCACCACGGAGGAGTGCAGATAGAGATTGTGCGGCATCACCGTCGCGCCCAGGATGCCGATGGCCAGGTACAGCGGCTCCCGCCCGCTCACGGCCTGCCACGACGGCATCAGCCCACCGGCCACCGAAGGCCAGTGCGGCTT
The nucleotide sequence above comes from Ralstonia solanacearum K60. Encoded proteins:
- a CDS encoding type VI secretion system Vgr family protein, which encodes MNADVNPTEIRRAAIHALDQSKRPVRLDWGRRQSTLANVLVPQYIDITEGLCTGIEGTVTCLSTRPDLPPETFLGRPVSLQLVTDRGKLHPINGIVTHARMGHSDGALTCLQLTVRDALTILEQRTNNRIFRRMSLPDILETLIREWRGRSPTLARAFDFELLIDHARYPARQQIRQAGESDAAFIRRLCRFAGLFWFIRAGKRDGTDSDTPVHTLVFCDNPMLLPQSPAGTQSLTGTVPYHHGAAVKDSDSITLLAAARSLVPGGVRRASGDYKTGKMDVAEFDTIIDQGEAGNGLATLLTDWVIDPPHAGDSRDDHTRLAKARILAHEHRAECVHGASDVRNLPPGTWFTPSGHREIDNRKPEERQHIVVNLRHRAINNFPKALGEQAQALFAASRWQFDPLPLGEDGQSRYENTFVCVRRGVPLTPAFDPRIDFPPVEPFSAWVVAGQGESVHCDEYGRIKVRIPGLHPDDHAHAQGTGTSGTERDSAWVRWVTPWAGPNYGVDMLPRAGMEVLIGHLGGDPDKMIVLGTVHGGPNRPATFSGVGSLPGNKHITGIKTQEIDGTGFGQLRFDDTSGKVSSQLASTHAATELNLGYLTHPRTDGHAKDRGEGAELATRAAAVVRALRGLMLTTFAFSAGHQLDRDHLNTLLAEGLELFKALGDYAGQHGGAAADTAAQDQLASILKNWDPSGANGGAANDAQAILAFGAAAGSVNLTPKTHVTYAGQNIDQVAQQHLQLTSGQRFNAFAGQGMHLFARGQGIQAIANEGPLVLQAQADALMATAQKGIKFAANEQVVITGKTLRFVAEDGSSITIGDGGITLHTNGAFKALAGAHDWGGPAADSAARANFAKTPTDQRFRAHYTGDTEAPITYAANQPHDIRLPDGSRIKGKSDGGGLTDILKDNAMRIANINMFKLKL
- a CDS encoding GGDEF domain-containing protein codes for the protein MPLILALSKCGVLAYGFAVVLGWATGLLHTLVLPVASLALLATIAAMAHHRRRTGAWERLALAHLLVQEAAVLVFGHQAGLHWVLPAFYLMPLATSPAWLTRRDFVIAMSLCAAGPMAALLISNEQASVVRHAWLGLALYLPICIATAAVIHRYLLRAMARHFAAEAQLADRANTDHLTGRLARQRFFELGAFAVERARHHGEPLCALYLDVDHFKSINDAWGHAAGDEALVALSDELAGVLRPHDLFGRLGGDEFAVLLPGCNLAAALAVVERLKTAVAAHRHPMGRLTVSVGAAPLRPKQELAHLLADADLALIEAKRRGRNRVCVSSGSVNDGRGVVGAFASVG
- a CDS encoding Nramp family divalent metal transporter — encoded protein: MFRLPALPRIPTAPFCPSEVRGSVAIPPGLPLWKKLLRFAGPGLLVSVGYMDPGNWATDIEAGSRHGYALLFVVVLSSLAAMMLQCLSARLGIVTGKDLARLSRERYRPGAVRVQWLLAELSIVACDLAEVLGCALAFHLLLGVPILGGVALTALDTLIVLGLKGKNFRQLEAIVLGLILTIGLCYFVELVLIKPHWPSVAGGLMPSWQAVSGREPLYLAIGILGATVMPHNLYLHSSVVQTRVVSETEAARREAVGLSRLDTIASLSLALLVNGAILVLAAAAFHANGHQDVADIQDAHRLLEPIVGTAVAGALFGIALLAAGQSSTFTGTIAGQILMEGFLDLRIPCWQRRLVTRALALIPAFIGVAMLGDHAIGKLLVISQVVLGFQLPFAMFPLIRMTDDRTLMGTFANGRLTSVLAWCLFAIISVANLWLVWQVLAG